GCCCACTCATCTCACCGCACCCGCCAGGGTTGGTAGGGCTGCGCCTGCGGGTCTTGAAAATGCCGACTGAGGTGCAGTACCTGCTGCAAAAAGGCGGCCCGCAGGGGCAGCGGGCTGCCCAGGCAGGGCAGGGTGATGCGGTCCTCCAGGCGCCTTTCCCAGAGCGTGATCAGGGTGCGGCGGTTGGCATCCCCGAGTTGGTGGTCGCCTTCTGACCCGAGGTCCGCATCTTCGCGGCGCAACTGTCCGCTTTCCACCGCCTGCAGCACCAACCGGTCTGCCACCGCGTGGCGCCACTCTTCCATCAGGTCGCTGGCCAGGGCCGTATGCCCTTCGCGATCGGCGTGGTAGAAACCCAGGTATGGGTTCAGGCCAGCGGCGGCGATCGCCCCGCAGAGGCGGGTGCGCAGCAAGCTGTAGACGAAGTTCAAGGCGGCGTTGATGGGGTCGGGGGCCGGCCGATAGCGCCGACCCACAAAGCCCCAGTCTGGCTCCAGTTCGTCGGCCAGGGCCTGGAAATAGGCCGCGGCGCCGGCGCCCTCCCAGCCGCGCAGTTGGTCTGTGTCTTCGGCCCGTCGGCAGCCCTCGGCGGCGTTTTCGAGCTGCTGCAGCGCGCTTCCGTTCGGCTCGTCGTCAGCGCGCCGCAGCACGGTGTGCGCATTGCGCAGCTTGGCGTGGACCACCTGTTGGGCCAGAGCCAGGCAGGCCGTGGTCGATTCCGCGTACCGCAGTTGGGCCCGCTGGACCCGCGCCACCCGCGGCGCGTGAGGTTCCAGTCGGCCCAGCAGGTCGCCGCGTCGGGACAGGTAGGCCACCGGAATCCCGTGGGCCAGGCAGGCCGCCAGGGCGGGTTGGGTCATGTGGCAGGCCCCCTGCAAGACCACCAGGTCCAGCCATTCCAGCGGAACACGGGCGGCCTCCGTGCCGTGGAGGCTGGCCACGAGTTGGTGATCCACGCGTTGGATGCGCGTGCCTTCCTGAGCGAGATAGAGCGTGGTCATAGCGCCCTCCTCCAGTTTCAGCAACCCGTCGTGCAAGGGGTTCTCCAGCGTGTGGAGCTGGGAAACTTGGCCTGGCTGATTCCGGCCTGGCTCCACAGGCTTGCTGGTGAAGCTTATCGTTGCGCGGAATTCATGTCGAAAAATGATATTAGAGGGCGAGGGTATTTTTTCTTTGCCAGGGGCTTTGGGTCCAGGCCGGCGTTCGTAAGGGTCCAGAAACCTTCCTCCTGAAAACCGCCT
The sequence above is drawn from the Candidatus Sericytochromatia bacterium genome and encodes:
- the cas1 gene encoding CRISPR-associated endonuclease Cas1 is translated as MTTLYLAQEGTRIQRVDHQLVASLHGTEAARVPLEWLDLVVLQGACHMTQPALAACLAHGIPVAYLSRRGDLLGRLEPHAPRVARVQRAQLRYAESTTACLALAQQVVHAKLRNAHTVLRRADDEPNGSALQQLENAAEGCRRAEDTDQLRGWEGAGAAAYFQALADELEPDWGFVGRRYRPAPDPINAALNFVYSLLRTRLCGAIAAAGLNPYLGFYHADREGHTALASDLMEEWRHAVADRLVLQAVESGQLRREDADLGSEGDHQLGDANRRTLITLWERRLEDRITLPCLGSPLPLRAAFLQQVLHLSRHFQDPQAQPYQPWRVR